In a genomic window of Flavobacterium sp. KACC 22761:
- a CDS encoding protease complex subunit PrcB family protein translates to MKKLMLSLFIAFGLSGCSLGNDDINMDCGTNTDVPFAGYPLLCNYAVKTLPNNPVAAVVTSEEQMTTLFTKHENTCPVATDPTIDFSKNMLIGIFAGVKATSGYSIKMTSVVQNNCEIVINYFESGPQSGETTSSTPTYPSDFILIPKSSKTIIFNKTNESPDNIIIGSYYGECTGSDCQNFFQLNDFNILKLVSTAPGNFNFEQSAYFAKTKRNEYTTFGKLIPAEIYALKGQTKTYGSPDAADQGGIFFQLKQGASTTKIFIDNNDTPDQSEDIKTFKKAIKDKITSLK, encoded by the coding sequence ATGAAAAAATTAATGTTGAGCTTGTTTATAGCTTTTGGATTGAGCGGATGTTCGCTTGGAAATGATGATATAAATATGGATTGTGGCACAAATACAGACGTACCGTTTGCAGGTTATCCGCTTTTATGCAACTACGCAGTTAAAACATTGCCTAATAATCCTGTTGCTGCTGTGGTGACAAGCGAGGAACAAATGACAACTCTTTTTACAAAACACGAAAATACTTGTCCAGTAGCTACAGATCCTACTATTGATTTCAGTAAAAACATGTTAATTGGTATTTTTGCAGGTGTCAAAGCAACAAGTGGCTATTCTATAAAAATGACATCGGTAGTTCAAAACAACTGCGAAATTGTAATCAATTATTTTGAAAGTGGCCCTCAATCAGGCGAAACAACATCTTCAACTCCAACCTATCCTTCGGATTTTATTTTGATTCCGAAATCATCTAAAACAATCATTTTCAATAAAACTAATGAAAGTCCAGACAATATTATTATTGGAAGTTATTATGGCGAATGTACAGGATCTGACTGTCAAAACTTCTTTCAATTAAATGATTTCAACATTTTGAAATTAGTTAGCACTGCTCCAGGAAATTTCAATTTTGAGCAGTCTGCTTATTTTGCGAAAACAAAAAGAAATGAATATACCACTTTCGGAAAATTAATCCCAGCAGAAATTTATGCCTTAAAAGGACAAACTAAAACGTACGGCTCTCCAGACGCTGCAGATCAAGGTGGTATTTTCTTCCAATTAAAACAAGGCGCTTCAACAACTAAAATCTTTATCGACAACAACGATACGCCAGATCAAAGCGAAGATATTAAGACTTTCAAAAAAGCGATTAAAGATAAAATCACAAGTTTAAAATAA
- a CDS encoding sigma-70 family RNA polymerase sigma factor: protein MKDDLEKYIKQCMQNNREGQLKIYQLFSPVLYGICLKYMKNEDDAKDVFQEAFVIVFQKISQYKFEGSFEGWMKRIFINKLIETLNKKKKESFFLDVFDPDTDFIEEEELETIPIEKEKLLEYIRDLPDQYRTVFNLYVFEHMKHKEIAELLKISEGTSKSNLNRAKGILQKRILSIKNFKIA, encoded by the coding sequence TTGAAAGACGATTTAGAAAAATACATCAAGCAGTGCATGCAGAATAACCGAGAAGGACAGCTGAAAATTTATCAGCTGTTTTCTCCGGTTTTATATGGTATTTGCTTAAAGTATATGAAAAATGAAGATGACGCAAAAGATGTTTTCCAGGAAGCATTTGTGATCGTTTTTCAGAAAATAAGCCAATATAAATTTGAAGGAAGTTTTGAAGGATGGATGAAGCGAATTTTCATCAACAAGCTTATCGAAACTTTAAACAAGAAGAAAAAGGAAAGTTTCTTTTTAGATGTTTTTGATCCTGATACTGATTTTATTGAAGAAGAAGAATTAGAAACGATTCCGATAGAGAAAGAAAAATTATTAGAATACATACGGGATTTGCCCGATCAATACCGGACGGTTTTCAACTTATATGTTTTTGAACACATGAAACATAAAGAAATAGCCGAATTATTGAAGATTTCAGAAGGAACATCAAAATCAAATTTAAATCGAGCCAAGGGCATTTTGCAAAAGAGGATTTTGAGCATAAAAAATTTTAAGATAGCATGA